TAGTTTCTAGATTAACATCGCTCGTATTTGCAAACGCTCTGTAAGCTGCAGCATAAATCTCTACTTTAGAACGCTCTGCATCTTTGAGCTGATCAAAAAACAGCGACACATTCCACAAGATGAGTGTGGTAATGATAAGCGAAGCGATGATAATAAACCATCTCGCAATGTGCGGCTGGGCGCTGAAGTTCATAAAGTATTCTTTGTGTTAAAGATACGGGAGAAAATAAAAACGCCGGACCTCCTTATTAATTGCTTCTTGCAATACTAACTATTAATTTCTACCAGTTTCATCTGGATATAATGATGGAAGTGGATCACTTTGCCAAAACTCCTTTGTATCCACATCCATTACCGTAAGCGACCCCTTAAAAGCTGCTCCAGTATCAAGATTCCAGATGTTTGCTTTATTTACAGGCACTAAGGAATTAATGCGCGTTGTAGGTGTGTGGCCTATATAAATCTCTTCAAATAGCTGTAAACGTTTAGGGTATAACGGATCTTCCTTTTTAAGATCTTCTCTCATTGCACAAGCCATTTCCCAAAGTGTACGATCCCAATAAAATGCAGTACTATGCCACTCGTATTCTGGACCGTTTAAATTTTGAAAACCCGCATGACAGAAAAACCGATTTTTATCATCTAGATAGTAATCCTCAAAAGTCTTATAAAATTCAATATGCTCTTTAATTTCTTGGGCAGATCTCTTCCCATAGCAATCTATTGTGCTTTGCCCGCCATGCTGTAACCACTTAGGAGACATTGTTTTTCCTTCTAGCCATTGCTGCACAAGATCATCATGGTTACCGCGTATTAAAGTGACTTTTTTGTGTTCTTTTTTAAGGCGCATTAACTCATCTATCACTGCATCACTCTCACTCCAACCATCTACATAATCACCCAAAAAAATGAGGTAGTCATCTTGAGTGACTTTTGCTCTCTCCATTACCTGCACTAAGGCTCTATAACCTCCATGTATATCTCCGAAAACTAATGTTCTCATATTCTTTTTCTTTCTTTTTTATTCATAACGCACCTTTCTTAAAATACGCATCGACTCTTTGTATCTCCCGTACACAGCACCATCTAAAACTTTTAAATAAGGTTTTAAATCTACTAACTTCTGTATCGCAGTTTCAAAACCATTAAAATAACAAATCAAGTAGGTATTAGCTAGATTATATAAATCATTCCACTCCCCTTGATTTAGGTTTATCCCGCGTTTCAGCTTATAGAAAATAACATTGTTGTTATTAAAAATGTGATACAATGTCTTTTTATCAATCACTGGTGGCTCAAAAATAAGCTTGGTATCGATTGTATAAGTACCGCTTTCGCGAAAGCGTATCACCACCTCCTCTAGTGGATAATATTTAAATTGGTCTTGTACTCCCAAGTGCACAAACTCTTGAATTTTAAAACAATCCTCATCATAAGTAATAGTTACCTCATCTAGCGCTGAGTAAAATAGCTTTACTTGTTCATTAATGAGTTCTATATCCACCCGAGAGTAATACGTCTGACCTTTAACCACTTTTTTATTTCCAGCCCAGCATAGCACAAACTGTTCTTTAAACACCTTGTAAGTGCTCTCCATGTCCTTATGACGATGATTTACAAAGTCCATTACACCATCTAGCGTGAGACCTATGCTGTTTTTTGCGTGATTTTCTATTGCCGCAACAATCTCACTATTTACATCTACAATATCCGACTTGAACGTCTTAGGCATAGACATGCTACCATCTCTAAAAAAGACCGTGCCGCCCCAGTATTTCCAGATATTACGCCGTAATGCGGTAAGCTTATCTTGTGCTCGTATGGTAACAAGTCCCACTACTTTATCCTGCGGCAACGTAGGAAAAGGGATATTCTCATAAGATATTATAGGAGGATTATCTAAGTATGCATTTATGAGATTCTGCAACTTGCTGTCATCAAAAAATGGAACACCTATAATAGTATTTTCACCATCATCTACGCCTATTACTATAAAAGAATTGTTCTTTGGGTTACTATTGGAAAGCGCACAAATATGCTTTAAAAATTTTGCTTTCCCTTCCTTGTTACTGATGTCAATCTTACGCTTTTTGTCATAAAAACTATTCTCGTCGTGATGAGCGAGTAAGTTCTTTACGAGAAGGCGTTTATTGATCATCACATTATTTTATTAGTCAGCTTGCAATCAACTTTTATTCACAATAGTACTAGATGCTTGTGCCGTACTAAGCACTACGAGATCTGCAATATTTACATGATAAGGTCTTGATACTACAAAGTGAATAATATCTGCAATGTCTTCTGGCTGTAGGCAATCAAAACCTTGATACACCTTATCTGCTCGCTCGTTATCATTTTTAAAGCGAACTTTACTAAAGTCTGTTTCGACCATTCCAGGATGCACCGCTCCTACTCTAATGTTGTGTTTGTTCAAATCAATGCGCATCCCTTGATTAATAGCATCTACGGCATGCTTACTTGCGCAATACACATTACCATTAGGGTACACTTCTTTTGCTGCGGTAGACCCTATGTTGATTATATGTCCGCTTTTACGTGCTGTCATCTGTGGGATGATCGCCTTGCTCACATAAAGCAATCCTTTTACATTAATGTCAAGCATCGCGTCCCAATCCTCTATAGAACCTGTTTGTATAGGGTCTAGTCCGTGAGCATTACCCGCATTATTGATAAGAATATCTATGTGTTTAAAATCTTCTGGCAGATTAGATATGGCTTTTT
The genomic region above belongs to Dokdonia sp. Dokd-P16 and contains:
- a CDS encoding SDR family NAD(P)-dependent oxidoreductase; amino-acid sequence: MKTALITGATSGIGRATAVRFANENINLILCGRRQEELDTLKNELGKLVKVHTLNFDVRSNENVQKAISNLPEDFKHIDILINNAGNAHGLDPIQTGSIEDWDAMLDINVKGLLYVSKAIIPQMTARKSGHIINIGSTAAKEVYPNGNVYCASKHAVDAINQGMRIDLNKHNIRVGAVHPGMVETDFSKVRFKNDNERADKVYQGFDCLQPEDIADIIHFVVSRPYHVNIADLVVLSTAQASSTIVNKS
- a CDS encoding metallophosphoesterase, translated to MRTLVFGDIHGGYRALVQVMERAKVTQDDYLIFLGDYVDGWSESDAVIDELMRLKKEHKKVTLIRGNHDDLVQQWLEGKTMSPKWLQHGGQSTIDCYGKRSAQEIKEHIEFYKTFEDYYLDDKNRFFCHAGFQNLNGPEYEWHSTAFYWDRTLWEMACAMREDLKKEDPLYPKRLQLFEEIYIGHTPTTRINSLVPVNKANIWNLDTGAAFKGSLTVMDVDTKEFWQSDPLPSLYPDETGRN
- a CDS encoding ATP-binding protein; this translates as MINKRLLVKNLLAHHDENSFYDKKRKIDISNKEGKAKFLKHICALSNSNPKNNSFIVIGVDDGENTIIGVPFFDDSKLQNLINAYLDNPPIISYENIPFPTLPQDKVVGLVTIRAQDKLTALRRNIWKYWGGTVFFRDGSMSMPKTFKSDIVDVNSEIVAAIENHAKNSIGLTLDGVMDFVNHRHKDMESTYKVFKEQFVLCWAGNKKVVKGQTYYSRVDIELINEQVKLFYSALDEVTITYDEDCFKIQEFVHLGVQDQFKYYPLEEVVIRFRESGTYTIDTKLIFEPPVIDKKTLYHIFNNNNVIFYKLKRGINLNQGEWNDLYNLANTYLICYFNGFETAIQKLVDLKPYLKVLDGAVYGRYKESMRILRKVRYE